Part of the Gigantopelta aegis isolate Gae_Host chromosome 15, Gae_host_genome, whole genome shotgun sequence genome is shown below.
TATTATTCTCGATTAACTGGAAAGAGTTTATGTCATCTAAGACACCTCAAGGTCGTATGTGTAAAGCACGTCATATACCAAGAAGAACAATGTGTTTTTATGgtcaaatataacaaaaatacttagcaatttgttatgtacaaatgggttagtcagcttaaggttagtaaataataataataataataataataattattattattattattattattattaaatataagtCTATTGAAAAAAGATAAATCAATTTTAGGACAAACGATAAACCAATTTATCTGAATACGAGTTCCGTACAGTTAGTTTGTTCTGTTCAACGACcacactaaagcacattgatttattaattatcggctattgggtgtcaaatatttagtaaatttgacatatagtcttagagaggaaacccgccacatttttccgttaagagcaagggatcttttatatgcaccattcaacagacaggatagcacatgcaacggtctttgatataccagtcgtggtgcactggttggaacgagaaatagccaaatgggcccaccgacgaggatcgatcctagaccgaccgcacatcatgcgagcgatttaccactgggctacatcccgcctcagTTCCAAACAGAAACATGTACACGGATCTCACCGATCATCAGGAAGGCTACACATAGAACTTGTAAAGCTACACATAGAACTTGGAAAGCTACACATAGAACTTGTAAAGCTACACATAGAACTTGGAAAGCTACACATAGAACTTGTAAAGCTACACATAGAACTTGTAAAGCTAGCCTTTATATTATACTAGTTACAAGAAGATAAGGGCCACATGGACACTGCATCTGAGGTGGGGATGATCTGTGTCAGAACGATACTTGTCTCATTGAATATGCTATCGTTCAGCCACAGCAGTGCTCAGCCACAGTGCAGAATGCTCAGTTTATGTCTTGATGGCATGGGTATCCGAACCCAGATTGCAAAGGAATTTATACCCTTCCATACTAATCAAACATGAAACGTGTTAACATAAATATGGAATTCCACGTACATTATTCCGTTTTCAGGCAGGTTATGAAAATGTTTCGAAACGTCAAACAGTCCTGGATGTTTTACGCATGTGCCACACGCTTTCTGCcgacaaaaacccccacaaaaacccaaacaaactgCGAGTAAAAGGCTCATGTAAATGCAATCTGAAATGCTTATCCACGTCTGCAACCTAACTGTCCTTACCTATCATCGcccctgaatttgttttattatttatttattttttaaataaggtCAAATTTGATATTGTCTcttaacttgttgtgactagAATAATAGAATGATGGAGGTTGGACGATGAGATTGTTGCAAGATCACAGAACAGTTATATAACTGCATCAAACCTGTGACAAACAAAAAGGTGGGGAGAAGGTGGTGTGATACATATGTGAAAAATAATGGCACAAAAGGCCCATTATGAACACGAAATAATGGAATCGGTGAGTCAGACACAGTGCTTAGAAAATGTCTGTTTAAGAGTACTGACATAGGCTAACAGTACCCACTGTGCTCCTACCCATTTCCCTATCCAACGATCTACACAGAACTATTTAACACACTTTAGAATACAGAACACGATCCTCCTCTGTTGCAACCGAGTCTGTCTTTTCATTCCCTCCTGTGGCTCCCTTTGGTTCATCTTGGTTTTCGTCAAACTCCAACTCAGTGTAAATCAATCCAGGTGAACCTTTAGGGATGTTCGGATTATTCCCAGACTTCTTCGGTTTTCTTACTTCAGTGTAGACATCACCAGTTACCTCAGACTCGGGACCTTGACCTTTAGATTCAGAACCCGTCCCGCCtgatttcttctttttgtttaccACGGCGTACAGTTCACCAGACGGTTTAGCCTTCAACGGTTGTTTCCCCTTTTTAGTTTTGTCAACCACAGCATAGAGCTCATTGACGTGCATAACAGGCATGGCGGCTTCATTCACAGATTTGGCcggtttcttgtttttgttaaccTTGGCGTACATGCTTGACACGTGATCGTGGTCAGGTTGTGGTTGAAAGTCACCATGGTTACTTGTTCTAGGTGGATTTGGCTTTAGGGCGACCTGCGGTTTGTAGGTAATATCGCCAGCTCCATCATCAATAGACGCATATTCGTCTGATGGAGAGCAAATCGTCTGGTTGCCAGTCTGGGTTTGATTTGCTGAAACTCCTGGATGTTTTCCAGATGGCTTGGTGTTCTGGTATTTGTACGGATCCGCGTCCATGTTACAGTAACCTCCATCGTTATCTGAATTAGGATCGTGTTTGCTGCGTCTCTTCCTTAATCAAAGATAACATATTTGTTAATGTTCTAAAGGTTTATTAATACCGTAAGTTTCATTTTGTGTAAAACAATGTATAACCTTTACCATTTTAACTGCTAACAACATATTCGCTTCTgtaaaatgagagagagagagagagagagagagagagagagagagagagagagagagagagagtacgaATGAACGTATGTTTTGCGAAGTGGGTGCAGCAGCATATTCTAATATTCTATAGCATAGAAATATTTttggcaacaacaacaacaaaaaccacgttataatatatatatatatatatatttaccttttaACAAATACGACAATGACCAAGACTACCACGACAATTAGAACCACAGCGCCGACTCCTCCCGCTACAGCTGCAACTAAATACGAAACACACATGATAATATTTATACATTGATAATGGTAGTCGTTTCTATTATACCCCATGacaaccaccattttgaatgTTTGATTTTTTGGTCAATAATTCCAATTTGGGTTGACCAAAAACACAAAGGAAAACTGatatggaaataacaaaaatgttcgATCTCTATTAGCTATTTATAAAAACAGTGGTCAAGATATATATCAAAACTTGCCGGGAACAATAGTACATCAATGCTAAACTGTTCACACCTATTGAGCAAATATGGAACAAACGCGTATCCGACGTTTGAAAATACATGAAACATGCCGCAACAAGTTAACAAAGTCACTTGGCATCCTTGAACTCGTCACGAGCCGACAGTGTCACAAACCGACTCATTCAGTTAAAGGATTAATTTCAAATAATCAAGACTTTTGTTTTTATGGTATTTTGGAAAGGTCTAGGACAGAAGTAAGTACCAATTACAAATGATTTTAACCAGGGAACGATTACATTGATCCAGACATGTtgattaatatatttgataatgttttttttttttttttaaacatatattattatcatgtaATGTATACATgcacaatttatttttgtttttaataataattgcaatgcatTAACTATCTAAATGCTATTTAgctttcaattataattattgatcagtattttttcttacgtcaTTAGGATAATGACGAAAGCTCAATACAAATGCCCTACAGCGGAAAATTCGATATAACGACAACGTAACCCAGATATatctgtgtatgtttgtgtgtgtgtttcaaatTAGGTTACTCAACtgttgttagttttgtttttacttttatcgtcttgtttttgtttttgagggGTGTGGGAGTGGGACATATACCAAATAgcttaataaaaaacataatcgATGAGTTTAGTATGAAAACACAAAGTAAAACGCCATAACTCTAAAATTCGCTATTAGTGAGTAGTGCTATTTTTTTCATGGACACGTGTAATACGTTTGTTCTTTATTTAACCTCGcgccatgttttttttttactttgctaggcttattttaatttaatttaattttattttattttattttattttattttatgttgttcTTGTTGATGGATTTGTTTTCGGGGTGTCTTATTGTTTCTTGtactttcattttgtttgtttgtttgctttttgttacatttgtttcgcttcattttgtttatttatttatttattatgtttttaaatatgtattcctGTCTCTCGTTTACATAACACACAACGTATGCTGAGAACAAAAAAATCAGCCGTCCACCAGTATATGACAATTATTAGAATTCAAGTAAATTTtcatacaaataattatatatataaactatatcgTTTCGCTTTATTTTCTTTATGTCTGTAATTTTTTCTACGTGTTATTGTTTCCATAGCCTTTAACGTTTGTTTTTAATCagctttctttgtttattttctatttcttgTTGTTTCGAGAATATGAGAAACCAGTACCTGGAAAAGCTTCTTGACTTAATGGTGAGTTTGTTTTCTGCGTGAGCATTATCGAAACCTTTATCGTTGATTCTGATGCTTGTGTCGGCATCGAACTCGATGCTTTTGTTGATTGTGTCGACATCGAACTCgatgtttttgttgattgtGTCGGCATCGAACTCGATGCTTTTGTTGATTGTGTCGGGATTGTGATTTTGTCTCCTGACGAATAACACTGAAGATTCAAACTACCTATAGACATGAGacaaaaaagaatcaaaagcgCATCTGCTCATTACGAGGAAATCAAAACTGGTTTAGAAACGTTAACTTCATTGTTATTTAATGTtgctatttaaaatatattgaaatgttttacatccacaaATGCGAAACCACATTACTGCTCCGAAACCGTTACTCGATTTCTAAATGAACACTTAAGATCGTATTTCTTTAATTAAACCTGAGGATATTTTAACTACAGCTATTTAATGTCTAACTTATTATTTTGTCACTTTTTTAAAGGAACGAAATCCGCTTTCGCCTCATAGATTactattaatatacattttcccatatataaaaacaaaacacggaTTCAATTGGATGGGTCGATCCAACTATCCATTGTACACGAGGCTAGTTATCTACCACTGCCCTGTGACCTTATTGATAAGTTTATGAGAAAagcattttgtatatatatttttttttctgcgTTATTAATGTTATAGCCTGATTGTTATATGTAATTGTACCAGATTACTGggtcatttatacttatttgaTGCACATAACAAGTACGTTTCTTAATCTGATATTTACTTATTATCTCCAGTCTAACTATTAACGGAGGTTAAATTCTAAGTCCGTGTTCTTATGGCAACAGTAagtagaaatatattttactaggAAGATGCGCCAGTAGCGGCTGAATATATACTTAGCCAAACAAGTTTAGCAATTTattaaatgtgcttaaataaaagaaaactcgtgACTTACAACATTaaatcagacactggatttaattgagacatcatttgtcagtataaatAACAGgaaattttcaatacaaaattaaacGTGTGACTGTCACGTGATGCTTGGGGGTTCGATGCACGAAAATGTGACCGATGTGGTGATGGTAGCGTCATGGTGTGGACAGGAATTCATGACATCGGACAAAACAACCTCATTTTCATCATTCATGGGAATCTCAATGTTCATCATTACAGTGACGAAATCATCACACCTGTTGTCGCTTCGTTCATGCAGCAGCATCCAGGCCACAGTTCTCTCCAccgtgtttttatttgactattgaatttttatcttgATGTGAATCATCATTTACTGTTTGGAtctaccacagtttgacacccagtagccgatgtatttttcgtgctggggtgtcgttaaacattcattcattcattcattcattcaacatcCAGACGTTTTGTTTCAACAGTACAATGCACGCCAGCATTCAGCCAGACTAACGACTGAACTCCAGCTTGCAAGATCGACTGACTTGTTCCATATTGTGCAGGTATGGGATTTTTGGGCTCGTAGAGTGCGAGTAACCACGCGCATATTCACAACGTCCACAACTTTAAACATGCCCTAACTCGTGAATGGATCTCTATCACTATTCCAGAGATCCACCGTCTCATCAGAAGCATGAGCCGACGTCGTGCCATTATCAACATGCAATCCCCACAGTGCTCAGACACGTAACTGACAATTTTCCGATTTTCGTGTATGGACCCCCAAACAGGCCCGTAGCATGGTGGACATTATTTGGGAGGTCCGGGGGCATGATTCAAAGGTAATTTGCCCGTTACTGTAACTCTCGCCGTTAATCTCGATCCGTTAGTCTCGCTACAACTTTTACAGTCAGTCGAGATGTAAAGGTTATCAAAGAAAAGAGCCAACATTATTGGGGGCGGGGCCCCTGGCCAACCCCTCCCCTGCCACGGACATGCCAAGGACCATTCAACAACGTGACAGTCAAAcaattcattttgtattgaaaatctctTGTTACTTATAGTGACAAATGATGTCTCAATTAAATCCAGTGActggttttattttgtaaatcacgaggttttttttatttaagcacatttactaAATTGCCAAACTGTTTTGGCTAAGTATATGGGCTATGTTACGAGAGAATTGTCTAGTTAGACCGcggttattgcggccgttgaTTGACAGGTGTAATAATCGAGGGCGTAGCCCGAGCTCTATTACACCCGTCATTCAAAGGCCGCAATAGCTATTCGTCCAGGAATAGTAGGGTTTAACCCGGAACTAAATAGTACATagctaatttgtttttgttttttcagaacAGATACGGAAcatcattaataataacatatcgAAAGTTCGCAAGTTTCCGAGGTGTGCTAACGTCACAACAGACGTAAAGATATAATTATCGTCATGTAATCAGTTTAcgcatgtaacccattttcgttATCAACCTTAGCGAGTGCAACCTAGTATCGCGCGTACATTTTTGACATCTGTGGtaggatttttaa
Proteins encoded:
- the LOC121390530 gene encoding uncharacterized protein LOC121390530 yields the protein MCSDESISSVQGLFLDGFVPGNTGITCNCSLQATTPLQIGISQVSVPEKMCGSQLSIQQIPEQRPLVYNCRTGGNVATYQQNIDVKGYSITLQTSATNSVKTTYCINFYIKLNSGSLNLQCYSSGDKITIPTQSTKASSSMPTQSTKTSSSMSTQSTKASSSMPTQASESTIKVSIMLTQKTNSPLSQEAFPVAAVAGGVGAVVLIVVVVLVIVVFVKRKRRSKHDPNSDNDGGYCNMDADPYKYQNTKPSGKHPGVSANQTQTGNQTICSPSDEYASIDDGAGDITYKPQVALKPNPPRTSNHGDFQPQPDHDHVSSMYAKVNKNKKPAKSVNEAAMPVMHVNELYAVVDKTKKGKQPLKAKPSGELYAVVNKKKKSGGTGSESKGQGPESEVTGDVYTEVRKPKKSGNNPNIPKGSPGLIYTELEFDENQDEPKGATGGNEKTDSVATEEDRVLYSKVC